One genomic segment of Labrus bergylta chromosome 17, fLabBer1.1, whole genome shotgun sequence includes these proteins:
- the LOC109981692 gene encoding LOW QUALITY PROTEIN: heat shock protein 30-like (The sequence of the model RefSeq protein was modified relative to this genomic sequence to represent the inferred CDS: substituted 1 base at 1 genomic stop codon): protein MLCTHGLQSALSPFMDSYWSVGSLCPEVKPLFYQXDPLQRNIQELHSRLKLMDKLQHNILEETEPFQTSVVIKPVSYQLDKEGEHFGLTLDTEGFSPEELSVRQVGKKLRVSGKTEKKQEDGKGCSSYTLQEFRQEFDLPEGLNPEAVTCYLAPDGKLHIQ, encoded by the coding sequence ATGCTGTGCACTCATGGACTCCAGTCTGCCCTCAGTCCATTCATGGACTCTTACTGGTCTGTTGGCAGTCTGTGTCCAGAGGTCAAACCTCTGTTCTACCAGTAGGATCCACTGCAGAGAAACAtacaggagctccacagcaGGCTGAAGCTGATGGACAAACTTCAACACAACATCCTGGAGGAGACAGAGCCTTTTCAAACCAGTGTGGTCATAAAACCAGTCTCCTACCAGCTGGACAAAGAGGGAGAACACTTTGGCCTGACTCTGGACACTGAAGGCTTTTCCCCAGAGGAGCTGTCTGTCAGACAGGTGGGCAAGAAGCTGAGAGTCAGTGGGAAGACAGAGAAGAAGCAGGAGGACGGGAAAGGCTGCTCCTCTTACACACTCCAGGAGTTCAGACAGGAGTTTGATCTGCCTGAAGGCCTGAACCCTGAAGCTGTCACCTGCTACCTGGCTCCAGACGGGAAACTCCACATCCAGTAG